Proteins encoded within one genomic window of Candidatus Methylomirabilota bacterium:
- a CDS encoding TIGR03560 family F420-dependent LLM class oxidoreductase — translation MKVGIMIEGQEGLTWERWFRLAQAAEDLGYESLCRSDHLTGLGGASKRPSLETWTSLTALALRTKRIRFGPMVSPLTFYHPALLAKMAAAVDTLSGGRLDLGLGAGWNEHEHTMFGVPFLTLKERLDRLEAGARLIRSLEKGQPVTLKQPHFPLEKAESFPLPATGRYRIVIGGRGEKRTLKIVAEFADEWNVTRVDIAGFTQKRSVLAEHSRAFGRDPEVIARSLMVPCAIGRDSAEVAKRIAGMRAIFPALPADEAAWHAASFLAGSPERIVADLKAWKQAGLQRVLLQTLDQEDLPGLELFAREVMPKL, via the coding sequence ATGAAGGTCGGGATCATGATCGAAGGGCAGGAAGGGCTCACGTGGGAGCGCTGGTTCCGGCTGGCGCAGGCGGCCGAGGACCTGGGCTACGAGTCGTTGTGCCGCTCTGACCATCTCACCGGCCTCGGCGGCGCTTCCAAGCGGCCGTCACTCGAGACGTGGACGTCGCTGACGGCGCTCGCGCTCCGCACGAAGCGCATCCGCTTCGGCCCCATGGTCTCGCCGTTGACCTTCTACCACCCCGCGCTGCTCGCCAAGATGGCGGCGGCGGTGGACACCCTCTCGGGCGGCAGGCTGGATCTCGGGCTCGGCGCGGGCTGGAACGAGCACGAGCACACGATGTTCGGCGTGCCCTTCCTGACGCTCAAGGAGCGGCTCGACAGGCTCGAGGCGGGAGCGCGGCTCATCCGCTCGCTCGAGAAGGGCCAGCCTGTCACGCTCAAGCAGCCGCACTTCCCACTGGAGAAGGCCGAGAGCTTCCCCCTGCCCGCAACGGGCCGCTACCGCATCGTCATCGGCGGGCGCGGCGAGAAGCGCACGCTCAAGATCGTCGCCGAATTCGCGGATGAGTGGAACGTGACGCGCGTGGACATCGCCGGCTTCACGCAGAAGCGCTCCGTGCTGGCCGAGCACAGCCGCGCCTTCGGCCGCGACCCGGAAGTCATCGCGCGGTCGCTCATGGTCCCCTGCGCCATCGGGCGCGATTCGGCCGAGGTCGCGAAGCGCATCGCCGGCATGCGCGCCATCTTCCCCGCGCTGCCCGCCGACGAGGCCGCGTGGCACGCGGCGTCCTTCCTCGCGGGCTCGCCGGAGCGCATCGTCGCGGACCTCAAGGCCTGGAAGCAGGCCGGGCTCCAGCGCGTACTGCTCCAGACGCTCGACCAGGAAGATCTCCCGGGCCTCGAGCTCTTCGCGCGCGAGGTCATGCCGAAGCTCTGA
- a CDS encoding ABC transporter substrate-binding protein codes for MTLFARRWIRLAALAAALAVPLQAAAAEVVKMGELLAISNVGLYIAMDKGYFEARGITVEVERFASGAKMVAPLATGQLDVAIGSPSAGLYNAIAGGMDFKIVADKGQARPGYSFTPLVVRKDLVDSGRVKFIKDLKGLKIASGAKGINFDYMLAKMLEHGGVGFDAVDVVYLGYPEGIKALAAKAVDAAFVPEPWGMQAEQLKVGVRLFLSEQTPSVSAFQVAVIMYAGKFIK; via the coding sequence GTGACACTCTTCGCGCGCCGATGGATCCGACTCGCCGCCCTGGCCGCCGCGCTCGCGGTGCCGCTCCAGGCCGCCGCCGCCGAGGTCGTCAAGATGGGCGAGCTGCTCGCCATCTCGAACGTCGGCCTCTACATCGCGATGGACAAGGGCTACTTCGAGGCGCGCGGCATCACGGTCGAGGTCGAGCGCTTCGCATCAGGGGCCAAGATGGTCGCCCCGCTCGCCACGGGCCAGCTCGACGTCGCCATCGGCAGCCCGTCGGCCGGCCTCTACAACGCCATCGCGGGCGGCATGGACTTCAAGATCGTGGCCGACAAGGGACAGGCGCGGCCCGGGTACAGCTTCACCCCTCTGGTCGTCCGCAAGGACCTCGTGGACTCCGGCCGCGTCAAGTTCATCAAAGATCTCAAGGGCCTCAAAATCGCCAGCGGCGCCAAGGGGATCAACTTCGACTACATGCTCGCCAAGATGCTCGAGCATGGCGGGGTCGGATTCGACGCCGTCGACGTCGTGTATCTCGGCTATCCGGAGGGCATCAAGGCACTGGCCGCCAAGGCCGTCGACGCGGCCTTCGTCCCCGAGCCGTGGGGCATGCAGGCCGAGCAGCTCAAGGTGGGCGTCCGCCTCTTCCTGAGCGAGCAGACTCCTTCCGTGAGCGCCTTCCAGGTCGCCGTCATCATGTACGCCGGCAAGTTCATCAAG